The following are encoded together in the Panicum virgatum strain AP13 chromosome 6K, P.virgatum_v5, whole genome shotgun sequence genome:
- the LOC120711193 gene encoding heterogeneous nuclear ribonucleoprotein Q-like isoform X1 → MSDRQPSEEPEEQVDLEGDDDGMDDDDGYRRRGSRDDSEEPEEEDYNEERQPEGDDGDARMAAEPAAGGGTGGDDMDKEGAGDGPEDEEEKRKWDELLALPPHGSEVFIGGLPRDITEEDLRELCEPLGEIYEVRLTKDRETKENKGFAFVTFTDKDAALRAIEDVQEREYKGRTLRCSLSQAKHRLFVGNVPKGLSEDELRNIIKGKGPGVVNIEMFKDQHDPNRNRGFLFVEYYNHACAEYAKQKLSSPNFKVDGSQLTVSWAEPKGSTDASSAAAQVKTIYVKNLPENVSKEKIKELFDKHGEVTKIVLPPAKAGHKRDFGFVHFAERSSALKAVRGSEKYEIDGQVLEVSMAKPLADKKPDHSHRPGGGPSYPLPPYGGGYMGDPYGAYGGGGPAYNQPMIYGRGPAPAGMRMVPMVLPDGRLGYVLQQPGGMPPPPPPRRGGDRRDGGRGGEGSHSRRYRPY, encoded by the exons aTGTCGGACCGGCAGCCGTCGGaggagccggaggagcaggtggACCTGgagggcgacgacgacggcatggacgacgacgacgggtaCCGCCGCCGCGGAAGCCGGGACGACTCGGAGGAGCCCGAGGAGGAGGACTACAATGAGGAGCGCCAGCCCGAGGGCGACGACGGGGACGCCAGGATGGCGGCGGAACCGGCTGCTGGAGggggcaccggcggcgacgacaTGGACAAggagggcgccggcgacggccccgaggacgaggaggagaagaggaagtGGGACGAGCTGCTCGCGCTGCCGCCCCACGGCTCCGAGGTCTTCATCGGCGGCCTGCCCCGCGACATCACCGAGGAGGACCTCCGCGAGCTGTGCGAGCCGTTGGGGGAAATCTATGAG GTGAGGTTGACCAAGGATAGGGAGACAAAGGAGAACAAGGGGTTCGCCTTTGTCACCTTCACAGACAAGGACGCTGCGCTGCGTGCGATCGAGGATGTGCAAGAAAGGGAGTACAAG GGGAGGACTTTGCGGTGCTCATTGTCGCAGGCAAAGCACAGGCTATTTGTTGGGAATGTGCCCAAGGGGCTGAGTGAGGACGAGCTGAGGAACATTATCAAAGGGAAGGGGCCAGGTGTTGTCAACATTGAGATGTTTAAG GATCAGCATGACCCGAACCGTAACCGTGGCTTCCTCTTTGTTGAGTATTATAACCACGCCTGCGCTGAATATGCCAAGCAGAAACTTTCATCACCAAACTTCAAGGTTGATGGAAGCCAATTGACTGTCAGCTGGGCAGAACCTAAGGGTTCAACAGATGCTTCATCTGCGGCTGCTCAG GTGAAGACTATATATGTGAAGAACCTACCTGAGAATGTTTCGAAAGAGAAGATTAAGGAACTGTTTGATAAGCATGGAGAGGTCACAAAAATCGTTCTGCCACCTGCCAAGGCTGGGCATAAGAGGGATTTTGGATTTGTTCATTTTGCTGAAAGATCAAGTGCACTCAAGGCGGTTAGAGGaagtgaaaaatatgaaattgatg GTCAAGTACTGGAAGTATCCATGGCCAAACCTTTGGCAGATAAGAAACCTGATCATTCACACAGGCCTGGAGGAGGGCCTAGTTATCCTCTTCCTCCTTATGGTGGCGGCTACATGGGAGATCCATATGGTGCATATGGTGGTGGTGGTCCTGCATACAACCAG CCAATGATATATGGTAGAGGGCCAGCACCGGCGGGAATGAGGATGGTACCAATGGTGCTTCCCGACGGCCGTCTTGGCTATGTCCT GCAACAGCCTGGTGGAATGCCGCCTCCACCCCCACCTCGGAGGGGTGGTGACCGTAGGGATGGTGGAAGAGGCGGTGAAGGGAGCCACAGCCGGCGATATCGCCCTTACTAG
- the LOC120711193 gene encoding heterogeneous nuclear ribonucleoprotein Q-like isoform X2, with protein sequence MSDRQPSEEPEEQVDLEGDDDGMDDDDGYRRRGSRDDSEEPEEEDYNEERQPEGDDGDARMAAEPAAGGGTGGDDMDKEGAGDGPEDEEEKRKWDELLALPPHGSEVFIGGLPRDITEEDLRELCEPLGEIYEVRLTKDRETKENKGFAFVTFTDKDAALRAIEDVQEREYKGRTLRCSLSQAKHRLFVGNVPKGLSEDELRNIIKGKGPGVVNIEMFKHDPNRNRGFLFVEYYNHACAEYAKQKLSSPNFKVDGSQLTVSWAEPKGSTDASSAAAQVKTIYVKNLPENVSKEKIKELFDKHGEVTKIVLPPAKAGHKRDFGFVHFAERSSALKAVRGSEKYEIDGQVLEVSMAKPLADKKPDHSHRPGGGPSYPLPPYGGGYMGDPYGAYGGGGPAYNQPMIYGRGPAPAGMRMVPMVLPDGRLGYVLQQPGGMPPPPPPRRGGDRRDGGRGGEGSHSRRYRPY encoded by the exons aTGTCGGACCGGCAGCCGTCGGaggagccggaggagcaggtggACCTGgagggcgacgacgacggcatggacgacgacgacgggtaCCGCCGCCGCGGAAGCCGGGACGACTCGGAGGAGCCCGAGGAGGAGGACTACAATGAGGAGCGCCAGCCCGAGGGCGACGACGGGGACGCCAGGATGGCGGCGGAACCGGCTGCTGGAGggggcaccggcggcgacgacaTGGACAAggagggcgccggcgacggccccgaggacgaggaggagaagaggaagtGGGACGAGCTGCTCGCGCTGCCGCCCCACGGCTCCGAGGTCTTCATCGGCGGCCTGCCCCGCGACATCACCGAGGAGGACCTCCGCGAGCTGTGCGAGCCGTTGGGGGAAATCTATGAG GTGAGGTTGACCAAGGATAGGGAGACAAAGGAGAACAAGGGGTTCGCCTTTGTCACCTTCACAGACAAGGACGCTGCGCTGCGTGCGATCGAGGATGTGCAAGAAAGGGAGTACAAG GGGAGGACTTTGCGGTGCTCATTGTCGCAGGCAAAGCACAGGCTATTTGTTGGGAATGTGCCCAAGGGGCTGAGTGAGGACGAGCTGAGGAACATTATCAAAGGGAAGGGGCCAGGTGTTGTCAACATTGAGATGTTTAAG CATGACCCGAACCGTAACCGTGGCTTCCTCTTTGTTGAGTATTATAACCACGCCTGCGCTGAATATGCCAAGCAGAAACTTTCATCACCAAACTTCAAGGTTGATGGAAGCCAATTGACTGTCAGCTGGGCAGAACCTAAGGGTTCAACAGATGCTTCATCTGCGGCTGCTCAG GTGAAGACTATATATGTGAAGAACCTACCTGAGAATGTTTCGAAAGAGAAGATTAAGGAACTGTTTGATAAGCATGGAGAGGTCACAAAAATCGTTCTGCCACCTGCCAAGGCTGGGCATAAGAGGGATTTTGGATTTGTTCATTTTGCTGAAAGATCAAGTGCACTCAAGGCGGTTAGAGGaagtgaaaaatatgaaattgatg GTCAAGTACTGGAAGTATCCATGGCCAAACCTTTGGCAGATAAGAAACCTGATCATTCACACAGGCCTGGAGGAGGGCCTAGTTATCCTCTTCCTCCTTATGGTGGCGGCTACATGGGAGATCCATATGGTGCATATGGTGGTGGTGGTCCTGCATACAACCAG CCAATGATATATGGTAGAGGGCCAGCACCGGCGGGAATGAGGATGGTACCAATGGTGCTTCCCGACGGCCGTCTTGGCTATGTCCT GCAACAGCCTGGTGGAATGCCGCCTCCACCCCCACCTCGGAGGGGTGGTGACCGTAGGGATGGTGGAAGAGGCGGTGAAGGGAGCCACAGCCGGCGATATCGCCCTTACTAG
- the LOC120711194 gene encoding probable L-gulonolactone oxidase 4 — protein sequence MAAMRGPRAIRGPLFFVLLPVLLLTTQQLAGGSPPPDPVSCARGTSDCTVTNTYGSFPDRTICRAANATFPSTEQELVAAVAAAAAARRKVKVATSHSHSFPKLACPGASDGTIISTERLNRTVAVDRARRLLTVESGMLLRDLVKVAADAGLALPHSPYWYGLTVGGMLATGAHGSSLWGKGSAVHEYVVGIRIVTPAPASQGFAVVRELGASDPDLDAVKVSLGVLGVISQVTLELQPQFKRSVTFVTRDDKDMAATLPAWGSLHEFGDVAWLPRQGKAIYREDNRVDVSTPGNGLNNYLGFRAQPTLGLLTARAAEERLEENGTDIARCLAARLPAAAFELQAYGFTNDGVFFTGYPVVGFQHRIQASGTCIDGRDDALLSACTWDSRIRGPFFYQAGFSVAMAKVPAFVADMQRLRDLNPRAFCGLDAKLGVLMRYVKASSAYLGKAEDSLDFDVTYYRSYADGAPRAHADVYDELEQMALLKYGAMPHWGKNRNFAFDGAIAKYPKAAEFLKVRDRYDPSGIFSSEWSDQVLGIKGSPNVVGAGCAIEGLCVCSDDSHCAPEQGYFCRPGKVYTEARVCMFEQRDTTRLVDQL from the exons ATGGCAGCCATGCGAGGGCCACGAGCGATCCGGGGTCCCCTCTTCTTCGTGCTCCTCCCCGTTCTGCTGCTAACGACccagcagctcgccggcggcagccccCCGCCGGACCCCGTGTCCTGCGCGCGCGGCACGTCGGACTGCACGGTCACCAACACGTACGGCTCCTTCCCGGACCGCACCATCTGCCGGGCCGCCAACGCCACGTTCCCGAGCACCGAGCAGGAGCTggtggcggccgtggcggcggcggccgccgcccggcgcAAGGTCAAGGTGGCCACCAGCCACTCCCACAGCTTCCCCAAGCTGGCCTGCCCGGGGGCGAGCGACGGCACCATCATCAGCACCGAGCGGCTGAACCGGACGGTGGCCGTCGACAGGGCCAGGCGGCTCCTCACGGTGGAGAGCGGCATGCTGCTGAGGGACCTGGTCAAGGTTGCCGCCGACGCCGGCCTGGCGCTGCCGCACTCGCCCTACTGGTACGGGCTCACCGTCGGCGGCATGCTGGCCACCGGCGCGCACGGGAGCTCGCTCTGGGGCAAGGGCAGCGCCGTGCACGAGTACGTCGTCGGGATCCGGATCGTCACGCCCGCGCCGGCCAGCCAGGGGTTCGCCGTCGTCCGGGAGCTCGGCGCCAGCGACCCCGACCTCGACGCCGTCAAGGTCTCCCTCGGCGTCCTCGGCGTCATCTCTCAG GTTACTCTTGAGCTGCAGCCGCAGTTCAAGCGGTCGGTGACGTTCGTGACGCGCGACGACAAGGACATGGCGGCGACGCTGCCCGCGTGGGGCAGCCTGCACGAGTTCGGCGACGTCGCGTGGCTGCCGCGGCAGGGCAAGGCCATCTACCGCGAGGACAACCGCGTCGACGTCTCCACGCCGGGCAACGGCCTCAACAACTACCTCGGCTTCCGGGCGCAGCCGACGCTGGGGCTCCTCACCGCCCGGGCCGCCGAGGAGCGCCTCGAGGAGAACGGCACCGACATCGCCCGGTGCCTGGCGGCGCGGCTGCCGGCAGCGGCGTTCGAGCTCCAGGCCTACGGCTTCACCAACGACGGCGTCTTCTTCACGGGGTACCCGGTGGTGGGGTTCCAGCACCGGATCCAGGCGTCCGGCACCTGCATCGACGGCCGCGACGACGCGCTGCTCTCCGCCTGCACCTGGGACTCCCGCATTCGGGGCCCCTTCTTCTACCAGGCCGGCTTCAGCGTCGCCATGGCCAAGGTGCCGGCGTTCGTCGCCGACATGCAGCGGCTGCGCGACCTCAACCCGCGTGCCTTCTGCGGTCTGGACGCCAAGCTCGGCGTGCTCATGCGCTACGTCAAGGCCTCCTCGGCGTACCTCGGCAAGGCGGAGGACTCGCTGGACTTCGACGTCACCTACTACCGGAGCTACGCCGACGGCGCGCCGCGGGCGCACGCCGACGTGTACGACGAGCTCGAGCAGATGGCGCTGCTCAAGTACGGCGCCATGCCGCACTGGGGCAAGAACCGCAACTTCGCCTTCGACGGCGCCATCGCCAAGTACCCCAAGGCGGCCGAGTTCCTCAAGGTCAGGGACAGGTACGACCCGTCCGGCATCTTCTCCAGCGAGTGGAGCGACCAGGTGCTCGGCATCAAGGGCAGCCCCAACGTCGTCGGCGCCGGCTGCGCCATCGAGGGCCTCTGCgtctgctccgacgactcccaCTGCGCGCCGGAGCAGGGATACTTCTGCCGCCCGGGGAAGGTGTACACGGAGGCCAGGGTCTGCATGTTCGAACAACGCGACACCACCCGTCTCGTCGACCAACTCTGA